A region of Gemmatimonadaceae bacterium DNA encodes the following proteins:
- the ispG gene encoding flavodoxin-dependent (E)-4-hydroxy-3-methylbut-2-enyl-diphosphate synthase — MTFKRRRHTVTVAVGGVKVGSGHPVVVQSMTNTDTADAAATADQVQALAEAGSQLVRVTVNTDEAAEAVPELIRRLEDRGCQVPIVGDFHYNGHLLLTRHPQCARALAKYRINPGNVGSKRRDENFRTIAQVAADEGKPVRIGVNWGSLDQDLLTQMMDDNARDAQPRDARDVYIEAMLESALRSAALAEDVGLAHDRIIISAKVSQVQDLVEVYRRLGTRCDFPLHLGLTEAGLGSKGIIASTAGLSILLAEGIGDTIRVSLTPRPGGDRTEEVFVAQQVLQSLGLRAFAPQVTACPGCGRTTSTFFQHMAEDIQHFLREQMPEWRQRYTGVEELKVAVMGCVVNGPGESKHANIGISLPGTFEEPKAPVYVDGALRTTLKGDRIVPEFLEILESYVAERYGGGAR; from the coding sequence GTGACGTTCAAGAGACGTCGGCATACGGTGACGGTCGCGGTGGGTGGGGTCAAGGTTGGATCGGGCCATCCGGTGGTCGTCCAGTCGATGACGAACACCGACACGGCCGATGCCGCCGCGACGGCTGATCAGGTGCAGGCCCTGGCGGAGGCTGGTTCCCAGCTCGTGCGCGTCACGGTGAACACCGATGAGGCGGCGGAGGCGGTCCCGGAGCTGATCCGGCGTCTCGAAGACCGAGGGTGCCAAGTCCCCATCGTGGGCGACTTCCACTACAACGGTCATCTCCTGCTGACTCGCCACCCGCAGTGTGCGCGTGCCCTCGCCAAGTACCGGATCAATCCAGGCAACGTCGGGAGCAAGCGACGGGACGAGAACTTTCGGACCATCGCGCAGGTGGCCGCCGACGAGGGAAAGCCGGTGCGAATCGGCGTGAACTGGGGGTCGCTCGACCAGGATCTCCTGACGCAGATGATGGACGACAACGCCCGTGATGCGCAGCCGCGTGACGCGAGGGACGTGTACATCGAGGCCATGCTGGAGAGCGCGCTCCGGTCTGCGGCTCTCGCCGAGGACGTGGGGCTCGCGCACGACCGCATCATCATCTCGGCCAAGGTGTCGCAGGTGCAGGACCTGGTTGAGGTGTATCGTCGCCTTGGGACCCGCTGCGACTTTCCGTTGCACCTCGGCCTCACCGAGGCCGGTCTGGGGAGCAAGGGGATCATTGCGAGCACCGCGGGTCTCTCGATCCTGCTCGCCGAGGGGATCGGTGACACGATTCGCGTTTCGCTGACGCCGCGGCCCGGGGGCGACCGCACGGAAGAGGTGTTCGTGGCGCAGCAGGTGCTCCAGTCCCTGGGCCTGCGTGCCTTTGCGCCGCAGGTCACGGCCTGCCCCGGGTGCGGGCGAACAACCAGCACCTTCTTTCAACACATGGCAGAAGACATTCAGCACTTCCTGCGCGAGCAGATGCCAGAGTGGCGGCAGCGGTACACCGGCGTGGAGGAACTCAAGGTCGCCGTGATGGGGTGCGTGGTGAACGGGCCCGGTGAGTCGAAGCACGCGAACATCGGGATCTCCCTGCCGGGTACGTTCGAGGAACCCAAGGCACCCGTGTACGTGGATGGGGCGTTGCGCACCACACTCAAGGGCGACCGGATCGTCCCGGAGTTCCTGGAGATCCTCGAGTCGTACGTCGCCGAACGCTACGGCGGTGGAGCCCGCTAG
- a CDS encoding HD domain-containing protein, producing MTGYSDRINHALAFAAKHHDQQVRRGMRAPYLTQPANVAIILTRYGQDESIVIAGILHDVVDDWSRDGYSREVLQQRLSEKFGAGVFTTLVSVTQRRADDEGVELTPDERRDDLLARLAAATPAARWVCAADKLHGAASLVADVRRTVDPASVWSRLSGGRDTAVRWYRRVHDRLVAMGFDAPIMDEYAQVVRELESLPG from the coding sequence GTGACCGGATACTCCGACCGCATCAACCACGCACTGGCCTTTGCGGCCAAGCACCACGATCAGCAGGTGCGCCGGGGCATGCGGGCCCCGTACCTGACGCAGCCGGCCAACGTGGCAATCATTCTCACGCGCTATGGCCAGGACGAGTCGATCGTCATTGCGGGGATCCTGCACGACGTCGTTGACGACTGGTCGCGGGACGGCTATTCACGCGAGGTGCTGCAACAGCGATTGTCCGAGAAGTTCGGCGCGGGCGTGTTCACCACGCTGGTGAGCGTCACCCAGCGTCGCGCCGACGATGAAGGCGTCGAACTCACCCCTGACGAACGGCGCGATGATCTGCTCGCTCGACTGGCGGCCGCGACGCCCGCGGCCCGGTGGGTCTGCGCCGCTGACAAATTGCACGGTGCCGCCTCACTCGTGGCCGACGTTCGCCGCACGGTCGACCCGGCCTCCGTGTGGAGCCGCCTCTCGGGTGGGCGTGACACTGCGGTGCGCTGGTACCGCCGGGTTCATGACCGCCTCGTGGCCATGGGATTTGACGCGCCGATCATGGACGAGTATGCGCAGGTCGTGCGCGAACTGGAGTCGCTTCCCGGCTAG